Proteins encoded in a region of the Podarcis muralis chromosome 2, rPodMur119.hap1.1, whole genome shotgun sequence genome:
- the LOC114590869 gene encoding taste receptor type 2 member 1-like codes for MPSSQTITFLVVLIDLALGGLVSNGFVVAVIVIEWAKCKTLAAREQLILSMGTCNIFFTLTLTAFLIRYGLKPETRDGVIFGVYFYFLAFGLFSRLWVIAWLCVFYCVKIVNSTHCLFLWCKLRISRLVPWLLGGSLVITFLASFIAIQNEQCNSLMSNATVNNANMTQGKTENKLDCFLEGWLLIGHTVCPFLIVFLCSILVVTSLCRHVCQMTGKESKFRSPQTEAHVKAAGTVLFLLILSIFFYVAETLFITGQAGKSIFATSVCITVIISYSPVQAAILVSVNPKLKQAAARMLPRAKPS; via the coding sequence ATGCCTTCTTCCCAGACCATTACCTTTCTGGTGGTTTTAATTGACTTGGCCCTCGGTGGGCTCGTCTCCAATGGCTTTGTAGTTGCAGTGATAGTCATTGAATGGGCTAAATGCAAGACCCTCGCTGCTAGGGAGCAACTTATTCTATCCATGGGTACGTGCAATATCTTCTTCACACTTACTCTGACTGCATTTTTAATTAGATACGGGTTAAAGCCTGAAACCAGAGACGGCGTAATATTTGGCGTATATTTCTACTTTTTAGCCTTTGGCCTATTCTCCCGACTCTGGGTCATTGCCTGGCTCTGCGTCTTCTATTGCGTCAAGATAGTTAACAGCACACACTGCCTCTTCCTGTGGTGCAAGCTGAGGATATCGCGCCTGGTGCCCTGGCTTCTTGGGGGCTCTCTTGTCATCACGTTTCTTGCGTCCTTCATTGCAATTCAAAATGAGCAATGCAATTCTCTCATGAGCAATGCAACAGTCAACAATGCAAACATGACACAAGGGAAGACAGAGAATAAGCTTGACTGCTTTCTTGAAGGCTGGCTTCTAATTGGTCATACTGTCTGTCCCTTTCTTATAGTTTTCCTTTGCTCCATCCTGGTTGTGACCTCGCTCTGTAGGCATGTCTGCCAGATGACAGGTAAAGAATCCAAATTTAGGAGCCCTCAAACAGAAGCCCACGTCAAGGCAGCTGGAACAGTGCTCTTCCTCCTGATTCTTTCCATATTTTTTTATGTGGCAGAGACCTTGTTTATAACTGGACAAGCTGGAAAAAGCATATTTGCTACTTCAGTGTGTATAACAGTTATAATATCGTATTCCCCTGTGCAGGCTGCCATCCTGGTGTCGGTGAATCCTAAGCTCAAGCAggcagctgccaggatgcttCCAAGAGCAAAGCCTTCATAA